TTTCTAATTCAGCAAATGATATGTTCGCTTCAATCGAGATAATACTTTTATGAAAATATCTTTATACGGATATGTACTCGAAAACTTTACATACACTCGTCTCACACTGACCGTTATCACTGCACAAATTTTTAACAGCTT
The nucleotide sequence above comes from Spirochaetales bacterium. Encoded proteins:
- a CDS encoding transposase, which translates into the protein MLAANRLRLYFASIAYMIMNELRKKGLEGTELSEAQCSTVRLKLLKICAVITVSVRRVYVKFSSTYPYKDIFIKVLSRLKRTYHLLN